A stretch of Myceligenerans xiligouense DNA encodes these proteins:
- a CDS encoding uroporphyrinogen-III synthase, producing MAGCTVLVTAERRASELAAALERRGAEIRHAPALSMIPHIDDQTLLAATRAIIADPPDVVVVTTGIGFRAWFEAADAHGLAEPLTEMLSGVRIVARGPKARGAIQASGLHADWVAESETSAEVAEVLLSEGVSGLRIAIQHHGAGADGLDDVFEKAGAQVASLIVYRWGPAPDPDAVLASADAAAVGEIDAVVFTSAPGSEAWIRAVEDAGVLSAVRERVEADLLVMAAVGPITAKPLEDRGVRTLQPERGRLGALVRTLVGHYEQIESVALATVAGPLQIRARVAVLDGHVLPLSPTGVEVLRLLAAAGGDVVSRDQVLTALPGVSTDPHAAEVAIARLRETAGRNLIRTVVKRGYRIELA from the coding sequence GCATGATCCCGCACATCGACGACCAGACGCTGCTCGCCGCGACGCGCGCGATCATCGCCGATCCGCCGGACGTCGTGGTGGTCACCACCGGGATCGGGTTCCGCGCCTGGTTCGAGGCGGCCGACGCGCACGGGCTGGCCGAGCCGCTCACGGAGATGCTCAGCGGTGTGCGGATCGTGGCCCGCGGGCCGAAGGCGCGCGGCGCGATCCAGGCCTCCGGGCTGCACGCCGACTGGGTCGCGGAGTCGGAGACCTCCGCCGAGGTGGCGGAGGTGCTGCTGAGCGAGGGCGTGTCCGGGCTGCGGATCGCGATCCAGCACCACGGCGCGGGCGCCGACGGGCTGGACGACGTGTTCGAGAAGGCCGGGGCGCAGGTCGCGAGCCTCATCGTGTATCGCTGGGGCCCGGCGCCGGATCCGGACGCGGTCCTCGCCTCGGCGGACGCGGCCGCCGTGGGGGAGATCGACGCCGTCGTGTTCACCTCGGCGCCGGGCTCGGAGGCGTGGATACGGGCCGTCGAGGACGCGGGCGTGCTGTCCGCCGTGCGGGAACGCGTCGAGGCGGACCTGCTGGTCATGGCCGCGGTCGGGCCGATCACCGCGAAGCCGCTCGAGGACCGCGGCGTGCGGACGCTGCAGCCCGAGCGGGGGCGCCTGGGCGCCCTGGTGCGGACGCTGGTGGGGCATTACGAGCAGATCGAGTCGGTGGCCCTGGCGACGGTCGCGGGACCGCTGCAGATCCGGGCGCGCGTGGCGGTGCTGGACGGGCACGTCCTGCCGCTGTCGCCGACGGGGGTCGAGGTGCTGCGGCTGCTCGCCGCCGCCGGGGGCGACGTCGTGTCCCGGGACCAGGTGCTGACCGCGCTGCCGGGCGTGTCCACGGACCCGCACGCGGCCGAGGTGGCCATCGCCCGCCTGCGCGAGACGGCGGGCAGGAACCTGATCCGGACCGTCGTGAAGCGCGGCTACCGCATCGAACTGGCCTGA
- a CDS encoding sigma-70 family RNA polymerase sigma factor gives MPQWDKELADLMMHRGAALNGYAYLLCGDRHQAEDLVQEALVRTFSRFRRPAVPRVADADGHPFADDAHGTGFDPAMGIERYVKRAMTNIYVDGFRRRSRWFGIQHLLADDGRARSPEHAAAAKADIEAALGRLSPRQRAVVVLRHFEDMTVPQISTTLGIAQGTVKRHLSDAMSALQNVMDVQPGGSL, from the coding sequence GTGCCACAGTGGGACAAGGAGCTGGCCGACCTCATGATGCATCGAGGGGCCGCTCTGAACGGCTATGCCTACCTGCTGTGCGGTGACCGGCACCAGGCCGAGGACCTGGTCCAGGAGGCGCTGGTCCGTACCTTCTCCCGGTTCCGGCGGCCCGCCGTGCCGCGCGTGGCCGACGCGGACGGTCACCCGTTCGCCGACGACGCGCACGGCACCGGATTCGACCCGGCGATGGGCATCGAGCGCTACGTGAAGCGCGCGATGACCAACATCTACGTCGACGGCTTCCGTCGGCGCTCCCGGTGGTTCGGCATCCAGCACCTCCTCGCCGACGACGGCCGCGCGCGCAGCCCGGAGCACGCGGCGGCCGCCAAGGCGGACATCGAGGCGGCGCTGGGGCGGCTCTCGCCGAGGCAGCGTGCGGTGGTGGTGCTGCGGCACTTCGAGGACATGACGGTGCCGCAGATCTCGACCACCCTGGGCATCGCGCAGGGTACTGTGAAGCGCCACTTGTCGGACGCCATGTCAGCGCTTCAGAACGTCATGGACGTGCAGCCGGGAGGAAGCCTGTGA